A single window of Methanobrevibacter sp. DNA harbors:
- a CDS encoding V-type ATP synthase subunit H: MAEISDAIAMIKKAESDAEQLIADSQAQSKDMIAEANLKAEESVSEVKIAAEEEAQKTVFDAEDKAKKEAQSISEQSQIDVKSLKDKAMGNVDEAASIIVKNIL, from the coding sequence ATGGCAGAGATATCAGACGCAATCGCAATGATAAAAAAAGCAGAATCAGATGCTGAACAACTTATTGCGGATTCACAAGCGCAATCAAAAGATATGATTGCTGAAGCTAACTTAAAAGCTGAAGAGTCCGTCTCTGAAGTTAAAATTGCAGCAGAAGAGGAAGCTCAAAAAACTGTTTTTGATGCAGAAGATAAAGCTAAAAAAGAAGCACAATCTATCTCAGAACAGTCCCAAATTGATGTCAAATCTTTAAAAGACAAAGCAATGGGAAATGTTGATGAAGCTGCTTCTATTATTGTCAAAAATATATTGTAG
- a CDS encoding V-type ATP synthase subunit I, with protein sequence MFKTARMRKIRIVTLDKYVAPTVDALHESGLIQVSDISESVQQDPELAELVTPSKATHYTGKLSSLLMKTNGISELLGNSISEGHGLKDTLMSFISPDMPVQKEVERLDTPAFIEKAEETLAKVESKTSVIEGKLAALDSETSELKSNKSLANRLINFDSDLALLKDSKYTSTTVGRINAESTSEIKNELSNLTDELEIFTVPMTGDDGLIVIVVTLKEFSDDVYSTLRKFDFEKIEVGDVEGTPQHVISSADSRLLTIESERAAVKNELRAVAEQWDDEILALKEQLENEKDKNEILSSFVQTKDAYILEAWVPVKDTEEVEQLVEKSSEGHCAFETIEIEGTDDEDVPILQQNGWYAKPFEFLVDMYSPVRYNEIDPTIFVAITFPFFFGFCLTDAVYGLVVSAIGVVMIKGIGKVKESMKSFGWILVWSGLWAVILGLITNGFIGDFPERIAGFRLPTVFAPVEAFKHPDTILLIAIAVGLIYTNIGFIIGAIDNLRYGNVKEAIGSQICWFVFEAGIILFALGYMMPAVGMAGMALGGILIIATIGMLVWANGAYGVMDIFGYMGDILSYARLLALCLATGGIAMTVNILAQMLNNMIPYAGIVLAIVVFIGGHIANFAFQVLGAFINALRLNYVEFFSQFFMSGKGKFEAFKANRTFTKLK encoded by the coding sequence ATGTTCAAGACAGCTAGAATGCGTAAAATTAGAATTGTTACACTTGATAAGTATGTAGCACCTACAGTGGATGCTCTCCACGAATCCGGTCTCATACAAGTCAGTGATATTTCTGAAAGCGTTCAGCAAGATCCTGAATTAGCAGAATTAGTAACTCCTTCAAAAGCTACACATTATACTGGTAAGTTATCTTCACTTCTTATGAAAACAAACGGTATATCTGAACTATTAGGAAATTCTATATCAGAAGGCCATGGGTTAAAAGACACATTGATGTCTTTTATTAGTCCTGATATGCCAGTTCAAAAAGAAGTAGAGAGATTAGATACTCCTGCTTTCATTGAAAAAGCTGAAGAAACTTTAGCTAAGGTGGAAAGTAAAACTAGCGTTATTGAAGGCAAACTTGCTGCACTCGACTCAGAAACAAGTGAACTAAAGTCTAATAAAAGTTTGGCTAATCGTTTAATTAATTTTGACAGTGATTTGGCGCTTTTAAAAGATTCAAAGTACACTTCTACTACTGTTGGAAGGATTAATGCTGAATCTACTTCAGAAATCAAAAATGAATTAAGTAACTTGACTGATGAATTAGAAATATTTACTGTTCCTATGACTGGCGATGATGGTTTAATCGTCATTGTAGTGACATTAAAAGAATTTAGTGATGATGTTTATTCAACACTTCGTAAATTCGACTTTGAGAAAATTGAAGTAGGCGATGTTGAAGGTACTCCTCAACATGTTATTTCAAGTGCTGATTCTCGTTTATTAACCATTGAATCAGAACGTGCTGCTGTTAAAAATGAATTAAGAGCAGTCGCTGAACAATGGGACGATGAAATCTTAGCTCTCAAAGAACAATTAGAAAATGAAAAAGATAAGAACGAAATTCTTTCATCCTTTGTTCAAACTAAAGATGCTTACATTCTTGAAGCATGGGTACCTGTAAAAGATACTGAAGAAGTTGAACAATTAGTTGAAAAAAGTTCTGAGGGACATTGTGCCTTTGAAACTATTGAAATTGAAGGTACTGATGATGAAGATGTTCCTATTTTACAACAAAATGGATGGTATGCAAAACCTTTCGAATTCCTCGTAGACATGTACTCTCCAGTACGTTACAACGAGATTGATCCAACAATATTTGTTGCAATCACATTCCCATTCTTCTTCGGTTTCTGTTTAACCGATGCAGTTTATGGATTAGTTGTATCCGCAATTGGTGTAGTAATGATTAAAGGAATCGGTAAAGTTAAAGAATCTATGAAATCCTTCGGTTGGATTTTAGTTTGGTCCGGTCTATGGGCTGTAATACTAGGTTTGATAACTAACGGTTTCATTGGGGACTTCCCAGAAAGAATTGCTGGATTCCGTTTACCAACCGTATTTGCTCCAGTTGAAGCATTCAAACACCCAGATACTATTTTATTAATAGCTATCGCAGTTGGTCTTATTTACACCAACATCGGTTTCATTATTGGTGCTATTGACAACTTAAGATACGGTAATGTAAAAGAGGCTATCGGATCTCAAATCTGTTGGTTTGTTTTCGAAGCTGGTATTATTCTCTTCGCTTTAGGTTACATGATGCCTGCAGTTGGTATGGCTGGTATGGCTTTAGGAGGAATTTTAATTATTGCAACTATTGGAATGTTAGTATGGGCTAATGGTGCATACGGTGTAATGGATATTTTCGGTTACATGGGAGATATTTTATCCTACGCACGTCTTTTAGCATTATGTTTAGCTACTGGTGGTATTGCTATGACAGTAAACATCTTAGCACAAATGTTAAACAACATGATTCCATATGCAGGTATTGTACTTGCTATTGTAGTGTTCATTGGTGGACACATTGCAAACTTCGCTTTCCAAGTATTAGGTGCATTTATTAACGCTTTACGTCTTAACTATGTAGAGTTCTTCTCACAATTCTTCATGAGTGGTAAAGGAAAATTCGAAGCTTTCAAAGCAAATAGAACATTTACAAAACTTAAATAA
- a CDS encoding V-type ATP synthase subunit K (produces ATP from ADP in the presence of a proton gradient across the membrane; the K subunit is a nonenzymatic component which binds the dimeric form by interacting with the G and E subunits) — protein sequence MVEIALGTALAAIGAGVAIGFAGLGSGLGQGMAAAGSVGAVAEDNDMFARGIIFSALPETQAIYGFLVAILLLVFSGLLGGGQGLPTEAGIVAIGVGASIGFAGLGSGMGQGMAAASSVGAIVEDNDMFARGIIFSALPETQAIYGFLIAILLMVFGGILG from the coding sequence ATGGTAGAAATTGCTTTAGGTACTGCTTTAGCAGCTATTGGTGCTGGAGTAGCAATTGGATTTGCCGGTTTAGGTTCCGGTTTAGGGCAAGGTATGGCAGCTGCTGGTTCTGTAGGAGCAGTAGCAGAAGACAATGACATGTTTGCAAGAGGTATTATTTTCTCTGCATTACCAGAAACTCAGGCTATTTACGGGTTCTTGGTTGCAATCTTATTATTAGTATTCTCAGGATTATTAGGTGGAGGACAAGGTTTACCTACCGAAGCAGGTATCGTAGCTATCGGTGTAGGTGCATCCATCGGTTTCGCTGGTTTAGGTTCCGGTATGGGACAAGGTATGGCAGCAGCATCCTCTGTAGGTGCTATCGTAGAAGACAATGATATGTTTGCTCGTGGTATTATTTTCTCAGCATTACCAGAGACACAAGCTATTTACGGTTTCTTGATTGCTATTTTACTTATGGTATTCGGTGGAATCTTAGGTTAA
- a CDS encoding V-type proton ATPase subunit E, with product MSGTDKIVSSIMSEAQEKADVIIQEVTAEVSAIQAKADKTAEVEKTRILENGKKQSDMRYQQIISEAKMNARRAKLGAKEEVIEAAFSQAVGELKEKASSRSADYEDSLIKMIKEAADEIGTDDLIIQLNEADTNQFKSEISPGNTFEVEGIKFELGEPINAIGGAILKTSNGDIEVNNTIEARLERFKSILRSEVANVLFK from the coding sequence ATGTCAGGCACAGATAAAATTGTTTCAAGCATTATGTCTGAAGCCCAAGAGAAAGCTGATGTAATCATTCAAGAGGTTACTGCAGAAGTTTCAGCTATTCAAGCAAAAGCTGATAAAACTGCTGAAGTTGAAAAAACAAGAATCTTAGAAAATGGTAAAAAACAATCTGATATGAGATATCAGCAAATTATCTCTGAAGCTAAGATGAATGCTCGTAGAGCAAAATTAGGCGCAAAAGAGGAAGTAATTGAAGCTGCTTTCAGTCAAGCTGTTGGCGAATTAAAAGAAAAAGCTTCTTCCAGAAGTGCAGATTACGAAGATTCATTAATTAAAATGATTAAAGAAGCTGCTGATGAAATTGGTACTGACGATTTAATTATTCAATTAAATGAAGCTGACACAAATCAATTTAAAAGTGAAATATCTCCAGGTAATACTTTTGAAGTTGAAGGAATCAAATTCGAATTAGGAGAACCTATCAATGCTATTGGTGGAGCAATCTTAAAAACCAGTAATGGAGATATTGAAGTAAATAACACTATTGAAGCAAGATTAGAAAGATTTAAAAGTATCTTACGTAGTGAAGTTGCTAATGTATTATTTAAATAA
- a CDS encoding V-type ATP synthase subunit C — protein sequence MADQIATLISSAGLTQETFLVFCVISLLVVGAVVVIITSRPILDIYPYLNPSARVRARKGRLFDEKQISEIVETNNVEEVENYLKGVPEYADVLDEYPLDKALDVERANTYDLVARLVPKDIKAPFAVMSKKADIDNIKSLLTAKEVGYDADETKELLIPCGALYSDLESLADAENVTDVITSLDNTEYAAVLEDALPQYEDTKMILPLESALDKYYLGKLLRSTDVPSDENKQILYAYVGTQVDVANLKLIIRAKEDGLDYDAISPYILDEGYQLREWKLKDLMESPDVTNVVSGLEGTKYSSALTDVMPVYNETGSVAVFEKALDVYASEYSKSLASKKPLGIGPIIGYLSQKENEIKNLKIIARAKREADFPNAKIMEMLI from the coding sequence ATGGCAGATCAAATTGCTACTTTAATAAGTTCTGCAGGACTTACACAAGAAACATTCTTAGTATTCTGTGTAATCTCATTACTTGTTGTTGGTGCAGTAGTAGTAATCATTACATCTAGACCAATTTTGGACATTTATCCTTATCTTAATCCAAGTGCAAGAGTAAGAGCTAGAAAAGGAAGATTATTTGACGAAAAACAAATTTCTGAAATTGTTGAAACCAACAATGTTGAAGAAGTTGAAAATTACCTCAAAGGTGTTCCTGAATATGCTGATGTTTTAGATGAATATCCACTTGACAAAGCATTAGACGTTGAACGTGCTAATACTTATGACCTTGTTGCAAGATTAGTTCCTAAAGATATCAAAGCTCCTTTCGCAGTAATGTCTAAAAAAGCAGATATTGATAATATCAAAAGCCTTTTAACTGCAAAAGAAGTTGGCTATGACGCTGATGAAACCAAAGAATTATTAATTCCTTGCGGTGCATTATACAGTGACTTAGAATCTTTAGCTGATGCTGAAAACGTAACTGATGTTATTACAAGTTTAGATAACACTGAATATGCTGCAGTTTTAGAAGATGCTCTTCCACAATATGAAGATACTAAAATGATTCTTCCATTAGAATCTGCTTTAGATAAATATTACTTGGGCAAATTATTACGTTCTACTGATGTTCCTTCCGATGAAAATAAACAAATATTATACGCATATGTAGGAACTCAAGTGGATGTAGCTAATCTTAAACTAATTATAAGGGCTAAAGAAGATGGCCTTGATTATGATGCAATCTCTCCTTATATATTAGATGAAGGATACCAATTACGTGAATGGAAACTTAAAGATTTAATGGAATCTCCTGATGTTACAAATGTAGTATCTGGATTAGAAGGTACCAAATACTCTAGTGCATTAACTGATGTAATGCCAGTTTACAACGAAACTGGATCAGTTGCAGTATTCGAAAAAGCATTAGATGTTTACGCTTCTGAATATTCAAAATCTTTAGCATCTAAAAAACCATTAGGTATTGGTCCAATTATTGGTTATTTAAGTCAAAAAGAAAACGAAATTAAAAATTTAAAAATTATTGCAAGAGCAAAAAGAGAAGCAGACTTCCCTAATGCTAAAATCATGGAGATGTTAATATGA
- a CDS encoding V-type ATP synthase subunit F, whose protein sequence is MSSVAVIGDIDTVSGFRLGGVKQAVVVKTAEEAIAAFDKFLEDEISIIIITQLMANEIREHINRKIGSSVLPMIIEIPDKDGSSEGSSDQINDLIRRVIGVEMVK, encoded by the coding sequence ATGAGTTCAGTAGCAGTTATTGGTGATATTGACACCGTTTCTGGTTTTAGACTTGGTGGTGTCAAACAAGCAGTTGTTGTTAAAACTGCTGAAGAAGCTATTGCAGCTTTTGATAAATTTTTAGAAGACGAAATTTCAATTATTATCATTACTCAATTAATGGCAAATGAAATAAGAGAACATATTAATAGAAAAATTGGTTCAAGTGTTTTACCAATGATAATTGAAATACCTGATAAAGATGGGTCCTCTGAAGGATCATCTGATCAAATAAATGACCTTATTAGAAGAGTTATCGGGGTAGAGATGGTTAAATGA
- a CDS encoding ATP synthase subunit A, with amino-acid sequence MIIEGNIIKIAGPVIVADGMRGAQMLEMVRVGNEKLIGEIIELEGDTATIQVYEETAGIQPGEVVECTGGALSVELGPGVMSSIFDGIQRPLRIIREASGDFIARGIDVDSINKEKKWEFKPVAKVGDVLKAGDVLGEVQETSAVLHKIMVPPALEGEVTEIAAEGEYTILEDIAEVGGQKVQMLQKWPVKKSRPYVRKLDPDVPLVTGQRAQDTFFSVAKGGAAAIPGPFGSGKTVTQQQLAKWADADIVVYIGCGERGNEMTEVLTEFPYLEDPKTGNPLMDRTVLIANTSNMPVAAREACVYTGITIAEYYRDQGYDVALMADSTSRWAEAMREISGRLEEMPGEEGYPAYLASRLAQFYERAGRVETIGSEPHVASISVVGAVSPPGGDLSEPVTQNTLRICKVFWALDASLADKRHFPSIDWLQSYSLYVDSIEGWWAENVAADWRATRDQAMSLLQKESELQEIVQLVGPDALPETDQATLETTRMLREDFLQQNAFDEVDTYCAPTKQYQMLKTILLFYKESLAAVNRGAPISTIASLPVKEEIGKMKYIPQDEFDAKIADIQAAVVKQCSEA; translated from the coding sequence ATGATTATTGAAGGAAATATTATTAAGATTGCTGGGCCTGTTATTGTCGCAGATGGTATGAGAGGGGCTCAGATGCTTGAGATGGTTAGGGTCGGTAACGAAAAGCTTATTGGAGAAATCATTGAGCTTGAAGGTGACACCGCAACTATCCAAGTATATGAAGAAACAGCAGGTATCCAACCTGGTGAAGTAGTTGAATGTACTGGTGGAGCATTATCCGTAGAACTCGGTCCTGGTGTAATGAGTTCCATTTTCGATGGTATCCAAAGACCTTTAAGAATCATCAGAGAAGCTTCTGGTGATTTCATTGCTAGAGGTATTGATGTAGATTCCATTAACAAAGAGAAAAAATGGGAATTCAAACCTGTTGCTAAAGTTGGAGATGTTTTAAAAGCTGGAGATGTACTTGGTGAAGTACAAGAAACCTCTGCAGTATTACACAAAATTATGGTTCCTCCTGCACTTGAAGGTGAAGTTACTGAAATTGCAGCTGAAGGAGAATACACCATTTTAGAAGATATTGCTGAAGTTGGCGGTCAAAAAGTACAAATGCTCCAAAAATGGCCTGTTAAAAAAAGCCGTCCTTATGTAAGGAAATTAGATCCAGATGTACCTTTAGTAACTGGTCAAAGAGCACAAGATACTTTCTTCTCCGTAGCTAAAGGAGGAGCAGCAGCTATCCCTGGTCCTTTCGGATCTGGTAAAACTGTTACCCAACAACAATTAGCTAAATGGGCAGATGCAGATATCGTTGTATACATCGGATGTGGAGAACGTGGTAACGAAATGACTGAAGTACTTACCGAATTCCCATACCTCGAAGACCCTAAAACTGGTAACCCATTAATGGACAGAACTGTTCTTATCGCAAACACTTCAAACATGCCGGTAGCAGCTCGTGAAGCATGTGTATATACTGGTATTACTATTGCTGAATACTACCGTGACCAAGGTTACGATGTAGCACTTATGGCTGATTCAACCTCAAGATGGGCTGAAGCTATGAGGGAGATTTCTGGAAGATTAGAAGAAATGCCTGGGGAAGAAGGTTACCCTGCATACTTAGCATCCAGATTAGCTCAATTCTACGAAAGAGCAGGAAGAGTAGAAACTATCGGTTCAGAACCTCATGTAGCATCTATTTCCGTAGTTGGTGCAGTATCCCCTCCTGGTGGGGACTTATCCGAACCTGTTACTCAAAACACCTTACGTATCTGTAAAGTGTTCTGGGCATTAGACGCATCTCTCGCAGATAAACGTCACTTCCCTTCAATTGACTGGTTACAAAGTTATTCTTTATACGTAGACAGTATTGAAGGTTGGTGGGCTGAAAACGTAGCTGCAGACTGGAGAGCAACTCGTGACCAAGCTATGAGCTTATTACAAAAAGAATCTGAGTTACAAGAAATTGTACAATTAGTTGGTCCTGATGCTTTACCTGAAACTGACCAAGCTACTTTAGAAACTACCCGTATGTTAAGAGAAGACTTCTTACAACAAAACGCATTTGACGAAGTGGACACCTACTGTGCTCCTACTAAACAATACCAAATGTTAAAAACCATTCTCTTATTCTACAAAGAATCTCTTGCAGCTGTTAACAGAGGAGCTCCAATTTCAACAATTGCTTCCTTACCTGTTAAAGAAGAAATCGGTAAAATGAAATACATCCCACAAGATGAATTTGATGCAAAAATTGCAGATATTCAAGCTGCAGTTGTAAAACAATGCAGTGAGGCTTAA
- a CDS encoding V-type ATP synthase subunit B, whose translation MNTNIKTREYTTVSEVSGPLMVVEGVEGVGYNEIVDIETPTGEKRSGQVLEVTKDIAVIQVFEGTTDLNTKDTKTRFTGQTAKIGVSRDMMGRIFNGIGKPIDGGPEIIPDEELDINGAPMNPASREFPEEFIQTGISTIDAMNTLVRGQKLPIFSGSGLPHNDLAVQIARQAKVLGADDEFAVIFAAMGITNEEANFFMRDFERTGALEKLTVFMNLADDPAIERILTPKMALTTAEYYAFTLGMQVLVILTDMTNYCEALREISAAREEVPGRRGYPGYMYTDLAGIYERAGRIDGKEGSITQMPILVMPQDDITHPIPDLTGYITEGQIVLSRELSRKGIYPPVDVLPSLSRLMSGGIGGDKTRDDHSGVSDQLYSAYAEGRELRDLVAVVGEEALTERDQKFLEFAQAFEDQFITQSKDEDRSIFESLDLGWNLLKILPKAELKRVKEEFIEQYLPKDE comes from the coding sequence ATGAATACAAATATTAAAACTAGAGAATATACTACTGTATCCGAAGTCTCAGGTCCTTTAATGGTTGTTGAAGGAGTAGAAGGCGTTGGTTACAACGAAATCGTAGATATTGAAACACCTACTGGTGAAAAAAGAAGTGGACAAGTTCTTGAAGTAACTAAAGACATTGCTGTTATCCAAGTATTCGAAGGAACCACTGACTTAAACACTAAAGATACCAAAACCAGATTCACTGGTCAAACCGCAAAAATCGGTGTATCCAGAGACATGATGGGTCGTATCTTTAACGGTATCGGTAAACCTATTGACGGTGGACCAGAAATTATTCCAGATGAAGAATTAGATATTAATGGGGCTCCTATGAACCCTGCTTCTCGTGAATTCCCTGAAGAATTTATTCAAACTGGTATCTCTACCATTGACGCAATGAACACATTAGTAAGGGGACAAAAACTCCCTATTTTCTCAGGATCTGGTTTACCTCACAACGATTTAGCTGTTCAAATCGCTAGACAAGCTAAAGTATTAGGTGCTGACGATGAATTCGCAGTAATTTTCGCAGCTATGGGTATTACCAACGAAGAAGCAAACTTCTTCATGAGAGACTTCGAACGTACTGGAGCATTAGAAAAATTAACCGTATTCATGAACTTAGCAGACGACCCTGCTATTGAAAGAATCTTAACTCCAAAAATGGCTTTAACTACTGCTGAATACTACGCATTCACCTTAGGTATGCAAGTATTAGTTATCTTAACTGATATGACCAACTACTGTGAAGCTTTAAGGGAAATTTCCGCAGCAAGAGAAGAAGTACCTGGAAGAAGAGGTTACCCTGGTTACATGTACACTGACCTCGCAGGTATCTATGAAAGAGCAGGACGTATTGACGGTAAAGAAGGTTCCATTACTCAAATGCCTATCTTAGTTATGCCTCAAGACGATATTACACACCCAATTCCTGATTTAACCGGTTATATTACCGAAGGACAAATTGTATTAAGTAGGGAACTCTCAAGGAAAGGTATTTACCCTCCTGTAGACGTACTTCCTTCACTTTCTCGTTTGATGAGTGGTGGTATTGGTGGAGACAAAACTAGGGATGACCACAGTGGTGTATCTGACCAACTCTATTCTGCATATGCAGAAGGTCGTGAATTAAGAGACTTAGTAGCAGTTGTAGGGGAAGAAGCACTTACTGAAAGAGATCAAAAATTCTTAGAATTTGCTCAAGCATTTGAAGACCAATTCATTACCCAAAGTAAAGATGAAGATAGATCCATCTTCGAATCATTAGATCTCGGTTGGAACTTACTCAAAATCTTACCTAAAGCTGAGCTCAAAAGGGTTAAAGAAGAATTTATTGAACAATACCTTCCTAAAGATGAATAA
- a CDS encoding V-type ATP synthase subunit D has translation MAQDIIDGINPTRMELLSLKNRTKLAVKGHGLLKEKRDALIKEFFDILDRVKGIRENAEKSLKEANDALLEAQIAMGDLAVRKAALSVKESIDVEISSRSVMGVAVPVTDVKMEERSIIDRGYGFADTTIQLDEAAKKFEESLKYLIELGEVEKTIFLLAEEIEATKRRVNALEHIMIPRFQNTEKYIDMRLQEMERENFVRLKMIRSTIEKNEKAAAEAAAAENAE, from the coding sequence ATGGCACAAGATATTATAGATGGAATTAATCCAACTCGTATGGAATTGTTATCTCTTAAAAACAGGACTAAACTTGCTGTTAAAGGGCACGGTTTACTCAAAGAAAAAAGAGATGCTTTAATTAAAGAGTTTTTTGATATCTTGGATCGTGTCAAAGGTATTCGTGAAAATGCAGAAAAAAGTCTTAAAGAAGCAAATGATGCTTTACTTGAAGCTCAAATTGCTATGGGTGACTTAGCTGTTAGAAAAGCAGCATTATCCGTTAAAGAATCTATTGATGTAGAAATTTCATCAAGAAGTGTTATGGGTGTTGCTGTACCTGTAACTGATGTTAAAATGGAAGAAAGATCCATTATTGACAGAGGTTATGGTTTTGCTGACACTACTATCCAATTAGACGAAGCTGCTAAAAAATTCGAGGAATCATTAAAGTATTTAATCGAACTTGGTGAAGTAGAAAAAACTATTTTCTTACTTGCTGAAGAAATCGAAGCTACTAAACGTAGAGTAAATGCTTTAGAACACATTATGATTCCTAGATTCCAAAATACTGAAAAGTATATTGATATGAGACTCCAAGAAATGGAAAGGGAAAACTTCGTAAGATTGAAAATGATTAGATCTACTATTGAGAAAAATGAAAAAGCTGCTGCTGAAGCGGCTGCCGCAGAAAATGCAGAATAA
- a CDS encoding ATP-grasp domain-containing protein, with protein sequence MEKLLLIGIDTRAMINSALQLDFELFSTSYFSTSDTQTIKNQKIILNEKNGESCGEFEDQFNNIDILEFSKEYLDEVDYIIPISGVSPSDFSKEHKRKILGTTEVGDIENKFKFFKKIKNEFLTPMTFRLSDIDEAFEISKSHPDNQFILKPIQGSGGYNINLLDNAKDLQFDDSEFILQEYVTGINVSSSILSTGSEAKTITNSRLLTEDDFGKSNSFIYVGNILPLTNESIMADVNDMTNINNEMNETSEKLANKFNLIGSNGVDYILNENGLYIIELNARLQGTFECVERTLGINMLDAHIKSCQGEIIDVPEPKCYSYKKIVYSPTRMKYEKIDLDNIYDLPHIGSITEKSEPLLTIIDSDEDFKKLYEKVELSSKKVNSKAKLCQLDIE encoded by the coding sequence ATGGAAAAACTATTACTTATTGGAATTGATACAAGAGCAATGATTAATAGTGCACTCCAGCTTGATTTTGAATTATTTTCTACTAGTTATTTTTCAACTTCAGATACCCAAACCATCAAAAACCAGAAAATCATCTTAAACGAGAAAAATGGTGAAAGCTGCGGTGAATTCGAAGATCAATTCAACAATATAGATATTTTAGAATTTTCAAAAGAATATCTCGATGAAGTTGACTACATCATTCCAATTTCCGGTGTGTCACCTAGTGATTTTTCCAAGGAACATAAAAGAAAAATTTTAGGGACAACAGAAGTTGGAGACATTGAAAACAAATTCAAATTCTTCAAAAAAATTAAAAATGAATTTTTAACTCCTATGACTTTTAGGTTGTCTGATATAGATGAAGCATTTGAAATTAGTAAAAGTCATCCAGACAATCAATTTATTTTAAAACCCATTCAAGGAAGTGGTGGATATAATATAAATCTTTTAGATAATGCAAAAGATTTGCAATTTGATGATAGTGAATTCATCTTGCAAGAATATGTTACAGGAATTAATGTAAGTTCATCAATTTTATCAACTGGAAGTGAAGCAAAGACAATAACCAACTCAAGATTATTAACTGAAGACGATTTTGGAAAAAGTAACAGTTTCATATATGTCGGTAACATCCTACCCTTAACAAATGAATCAATAATGGCAGATGTTAATGACATGACCAATATCAATAATGAAATGAATGAAACTTCAGAGAAATTGGCTAATAAATTCAATTTAATTGGTTCAAATGGTGTTGACTATATCCTTAATGAAAATGGATTATATATCATTGAACTTAATGCAAGACTTCAAGGGACATTTGAATGTGTTGAAAGAACTCTTGGAATAAATATGCTTGATGCACACATCAAATCCTGCCAGGGTGAAATCATTGATGTTCCTGAACCAAAATGTTATTCGTATAAAAAAATTGTCTATTCACCAACAAGAATGAAATATGAAAAAATAGATTTGGACAATATCTATGACTTGCCACATATCGGATCAATAACTGAAAAATCAGAACCATTGCTTACAATCATCGACAGTGATGAAGATTTCAAAAAATTATATGAAAAAGTAGAATTATCTAGTAAAAAAGTTAATAGCAAAGCTAAATTATGCCAACTAGATATAGAATAA
- a CDS encoding DUF1284 domain-containing protein: MLCLKGFQGYGYSEEFTKNMISVNDKRKLKETTVKLTNSSDDICKSCPNLKNNICENEDQNERIISMDNEVLNHLEKREYNSVELFEKIDTIFNTKESISKVCSKCVWHEECLFYQKLE, encoded by the coding sequence TTGTTGTGTCTTAAGGGTTTTCAGGGCTATGGATATAGCGAAGAATTTACAAAAAATATGATCTCTGTTAATGATAAAAGGAAATTAAAGGAAACTACCGTTAAACTAACAAATTCATCGGATGATATCTGTAAATCATGTCCAAATCTAAAGAATAACATATGTGAAAATGAAGATCAAAACGAAAGAATCATAAGTATGGACAATGAAGTATTGAATCACCTGGAAAAACGAGAATATAATTCAGTTGAATTATTTGAAAAAATTGATACAATTTTCAATACAAAAGAAAGTATATCAAAAGTTTGTTCCAAATGTGTGTGGCATGAAGAATGTTTGTTTTATCAAAAACTTGAGTAA